One Micromonospora sp. FIMYZ51 genomic window carries:
- a CDS encoding DUF397 domain-containing protein, whose amino-acid sequence MAELTGARWRKSTRSGDNNGACVEVADNLPGLVAVRDSKDPTGPALTFSLTAWTNFIRATRP is encoded by the coding sequence ATGGCTGAGCTGACCGGCGCCCGGTGGCGCAAGAGCACCCGCAGCGGCGACAACAACGGCGCGTGTGTCGAGGTCGCCGACAACCTGCCCGGCCTCGTCGCCGTACGCGACAGCAAGGACCCGACCGGTCCCGCCCTCACCTTCTCCCTCACCGCCTGGACCAACTTCATCCGAGCGACCAGGCCCTGA
- a CDS encoding helix-turn-helix transcriptional regulator — MADDMGSTVPRRQLGRALRDLRTEARMTLDAVAEAMQFSRQRLWRIESGLGPTRAIDVRAMCELYAVTPELTGALIALANETKAKGWWHSYGLAIPDWFEMYVGLESAACKLRGYDESLIPGIFQVPAYTRGVYQNRRDMDEDEFEQVLAVRRQRKALLTRRLPKAPVLHSVLSEAVLLRTIGGRATMAEQLNNLLEIAELPNVSIRVLPLAAGAHYGTLAGTFMMLDFPLHTRAVPEPSVVYCESLTGALYLDRPTEIAAYERVWSSLDGLALDEGQSKQLISKIIGEVYHG, encoded by the coding sequence ATGGCCGATGACATGGGATCGACAGTCCCCAGGAGACAGCTTGGGCGGGCGCTGCGCGACCTGCGCACCGAGGCGCGCATGACACTCGACGCGGTGGCCGAGGCGATGCAGTTCAGCCGGCAGAGGCTGTGGCGCATCGAGAGCGGCCTCGGCCCGACCCGCGCCATCGACGTCCGGGCCATGTGTGAGCTGTACGCCGTAACGCCCGAGCTGACCGGCGCGCTCATCGCCCTGGCCAACGAGACCAAGGCCAAGGGCTGGTGGCACTCGTACGGCCTGGCCATCCCGGACTGGTTCGAAATGTACGTCGGCCTGGAATCCGCCGCCTGCAAGCTTCGCGGCTACGACGAGTCGTTGATACCGGGCATCTTTCAGGTGCCGGCCTACACCCGGGGGGTCTACCAGAATCGCCGCGACATGGACGAGGACGAGTTCGAGCAGGTGCTTGCGGTCCGGCGGCAACGCAAAGCTCTGTTGACGCGCAGGTTGCCGAAGGCACCGGTCCTCCACTCCGTCCTGTCCGAGGCGGTGCTACTTCGCACCATCGGCGGACGAGCGACGATGGCCGAACAGCTCAACAATCTCCTGGAGATCGCCGAGTTGCCCAACGTCTCCATTCGCGTGCTGCCGCTGGCAGCCGGGGCCCACTACGGAACACTCGCCGGCACCTTCATGATGCTCGACTTCCCGCTGCACACCCGTGCGGTCCCGGAGCCCTCGGTCGTGTACTGCGAGTCGTTGACGGGGGCTCTCTACCTCGACCGACCGACCGAGATTGCAGCCTACGAAAGAGTCTGGTCCAGCCTCGATGGGTTGGCCCTTGATGAGGGACAATCCAAGCAACTGATCAGCAAGATCATTGGAGAGGTCTACCATGGCTGA
- a CDS encoding GNAT family N-acetyltransferase, protein MTDLVIRPLTVGEEDLFEALPDPGLVGFAAFGDTYADMAAAGEYRPEWTWVAMRDGVVVARAAWWAGPEDDKPLALDWFDFTDQDAAVQLLRTAPLHAEYSLLLPTGWREDPAVRQQAESRIDAAKSAGLSPLVERYRYRWTRECGVPQRPGRLEFRPEPDDAAIFDIFRRIHRGSLDAHARRTVATSGLDAAAQEALDDLRWKPSPRDWWRVAYTRAGELVGLSVPGRNYGDPVIGYIGVVPEHRGHGYAYDLLVEATHLLAEEGAERIVAATDQHNFPMVAAFARAGYPIVQERIDLI, encoded by the coding sequence GTGACCGACCTGGTCATCCGCCCGCTCACCGTGGGCGAGGAAGATCTCTTCGAAGCCCTGCCCGATCCCGGCCTGGTCGGGTTCGCCGCGTTCGGCGACACGTACGCCGACATGGCCGCAGCCGGCGAGTACCGCCCGGAGTGGACCTGGGTCGCCATGCGCGACGGCGTCGTGGTGGCCCGTGCCGCCTGGTGGGCCGGTCCCGAGGACGACAAGCCGTTGGCCCTGGACTGGTTCGACTTCACCGACCAGGACGCCGCGGTGCAGTTGCTGCGTACGGCGCCGCTGCACGCCGAGTACTCCCTGCTGCTGCCCACCGGCTGGCGCGAGGACCCGGCGGTGCGGCAGCAGGCCGAGTCTCGGATCGACGCGGCCAAGAGCGCCGGACTGTCACCGCTTGTCGAGCGCTACCGATACCGATGGACCCGCGAGTGCGGGGTGCCGCAACGTCCGGGCCGCCTCGAATTCCGGCCCGAGCCCGATGACGCAGCGATCTTCGACATCTTCCGTCGGATCCATCGGGGCAGTCTCGACGCCCACGCGCGCCGTACCGTCGCCACGTCCGGGCTGGACGCGGCGGCTCAGGAGGCACTGGACGACCTGCGCTGGAAGCCGAGCCCACGCGACTGGTGGCGGGTGGCCTACACCCGGGCGGGGGAGCTGGTCGGCCTCAGCGTCCCCGGCCGCAACTACGGTGACCCGGTCATCGGGTACATCGGAGTCGTGCCCGAGCATCGCGGCCATGGATACGCCTACGACCTGCTCGTCGAAGCCACCCACCTGCTCGCCGAGGAGGGCGCGGAGCGCATCGTGGCCGCCACCGACCAGCACAACTTTCCGATGGTCGCCGCGTTCGCCAGAGCCGGCTACCCGATCGTTCAGGAACGCATCGATCTGATCTGA
- a CDS encoding VOC family protein translates to MTCDLFAVCVEAQQPSRLAYFWSELLGWEVADDPHDGVALLPADDTGFRLRFLANQQPKIGQNPMHFDLTSASLADQRQTVARAVALGARHVDVGQRPDDPHVVLADPEGNEFCVIEPGNNFLAECGFVGALACDGSQQVGYFWSAALGWPLVWDQDQETAIRSPHGGPKITWGGPPLLPRKGRNRLHFDLAPPADGDQQAEIDRLLALGATRIDTDRGEAGRVTMADPDGNEFCVLTA, encoded by the coding sequence ATGACGTGTGACTTGTTCGCGGTCTGCGTCGAGGCGCAACAGCCGTCGCGGCTCGCGTACTTCTGGTCGGAGCTGCTCGGCTGGGAGGTGGCGGACGACCCACACGACGGGGTTGCGCTCCTGCCCGCCGACGACACCGGCTTCCGGCTCCGTTTCCTGGCGAACCAGCAGCCCAAGATCGGCCAGAATCCGATGCACTTCGACCTGACCAGCGCCTCCCTGGCCGACCAGCGGCAGACGGTGGCCAGGGCGGTGGCGCTCGGCGCGCGGCACGTCGACGTCGGACAGCGCCCCGACGACCCGCACGTGGTGCTCGCCGACCCCGAGGGCAACGAGTTCTGCGTCATCGAGCCCGGCAACAACTTCCTCGCCGAGTGTGGGTTCGTCGGCGCGCTGGCCTGCGACGGCTCGCAGCAGGTCGGCTACTTCTGGAGCGCGGCACTCGGCTGGCCGCTGGTCTGGGACCAGGACCAGGAGACCGCGATCCGCTCGCCGCACGGTGGCCCGAAGATCACCTGGGGCGGCCCACCGCTATTGCCGAGGAAGGGCCGCAACCGCCTGCACTTCGACCTCGCTCCCCCGGCCGACGGCGACCAGCAGGCGGAGATCGACCGCCTGCTGGCCCTCGGCGCGACCCGGATCGACACCGACCGGGGCGAGGCTGGCCGGGTGACGATGGCCGACCCGGACGGCAACGAGTTCTGCGTCCTGACTGCGTAA